A genomic region of Methanosarcina thermophila TM-1 contains the following coding sequences:
- a CDS encoding amidohydrolase family protein: MYGAEQIIPGTIIAGSELEPIEGYVCIHRGVITEVEEERTHSKNIIAPCFVNAHTHLGDSVFKDPPLGKVSGYRTQKDLDALVKPPDGLKHRILRETPYKTLIECMRKSLLDMIETGTCAFADFREGGVVGVSALNKALEGLKLHPMILGRPAEPELPLPVVMAEVRRILLHSSGLGISGANDLDLELLESIAACTRQYRKFFAIHAGEKDASDIEEALSLEPDLLIHLTNATKRDLEYVADAKIPVVVCPRSNLITGAGMPPIAEMLEAGIRVAAGTDNVMLNSVNMFAEMEFMSKVFSIDDRQVFKICTLNGSFVMGPDSTGSIQKGNKANLMILNGSSNNLAGIKNPISGITRRARPDDILSVLHS; the protein is encoded by the coding sequence ATGTACGGCGCTGAACAGATAATTCCCGGGACAATTATTGCAGGTTCTGAGCTTGAACCTATAGAGGGATATGTTTGCATACATAGAGGAGTAATTACAGAGGTTGAAGAGGAACGTACACACTCTAAAAACATAATAGCTCCCTGTTTTGTCAATGCTCATACTCACCTTGGAGACTCGGTATTCAAGGATCCTCCTCTGGGAAAAGTTTCGGGATACCGGACTCAAAAAGACCTTGATGCTCTTGTAAAACCTCCTGACGGATTAAAACACAGGATTCTAAGAGAAACACCATACAAAACCCTTATCGAGTGCATGAGAAAGTCCCTACTGGATATGATAGAAACCGGAACCTGTGCTTTTGCGGATTTCAGGGAAGGAGGGGTTGTGGGAGTATCAGCCCTGAATAAAGCTCTCGAAGGACTTAAACTTCATCCCATGATACTGGGTAGACCTGCTGAACCGGAATTGCCTCTTCCGGTTGTAATGGCTGAAGTAAGAAGGATTCTTTTGCATTCCTCCGGACTTGGTATTAGCGGGGCGAACGACCTTGATCTCGAACTGCTTGAGAGTATTGCTGCCTGCACAAGGCAGTACAGAAAATTCTTTGCAATCCATGCAGGAGAGAAAGATGCGAGCGACATAGAAGAAGCGTTATCACTCGAACCGGATCTTCTGATTCATTTAACAAATGCTACAAAAAGAGATCTTGAATATGTGGCTGATGCGAAGATTCCGGTTGTTGTCTGCCCCAGATCTAACCTCATTACAGGAGCCGGAATGCCGCCTATTGCTGAGATGCTGGAGGCTGGAATAAGAGTAGCTGCGGGAACGGATAATGTAATGTTAAATTCTGTAAATATGTTTGCTGAAATGGAATTTATGTCTAAGGTTTTTTCTATTGATGATAGGCAAGTATTTAAAATTTGCACACTTAATGGTTCTTTTGTAATGGGGCCTGATTCTACGGGTTCGATACAAAAGGGGAATAAAGCTAATCTCATGATCCTGAATGGAAGTTCAAATAACCTTGCAGGGATAAAGAACCCAATAAGTGGAATCACAAGGCGGGCAAGACCCGATGATATACTATCGGTACTTCATTCGTAA
- a CDS encoding YkgJ family cysteine cluster protein has translation MINVKKNKIESRLEDAREELAGLKKFPDSEFVGIIKELGFRCELCARCCTNEFNDHVFLLDADLEIIRQIDPDAVTPAPDPEFCDQKGNFYVSGYALRTKPDGSCVFLENKRCKIYDNRPTICRVYPYMLHQEADEFGKVDWRQISGLNEHGRYNSKIEDSECEAIARETRAYEEAYLKQMIDFFEAVKTHFRKNSLKHVQRIYDRKMREFLKGECELEVFGYCKGGFEKQKLKP, from the coding sequence GTGATTAACGTAAAAAAGAATAAAATTGAATCGAGGCTTGAAGATGCGCGAGAAGAACTTGCGGGATTAAAGAAGTTTCCTGACTCCGAATTTGTTGGGATAATCAAAGAACTGGGGTTCAGATGTGAACTCTGTGCACGCTGCTGCACTAATGAGTTTAATGACCATGTTTTTCTGCTTGATGCAGACCTGGAAATAATAAGGCAAATAGACCCTGATGCCGTTACTCCTGCTCCAGATCCTGAGTTTTGTGACCAGAAGGGGAATTTTTATGTGTCGGGCTATGCGCTGAGAACAAAGCCTGACGGCTCCTGTGTTTTCCTTGAGAATAAAAGATGCAAGATCTATGACAATCGTCCCACAATTTGCAGGGTCTATCCTTATATGCTCCATCAGGAAGCTGATGAATTTGGAAAAGTGGACTGGAGGCAGATTAGCGGCTTAAACGAGCATGGGAGATATAATTCCAAAATTGAGGATTCGGAATGTGAAGCAATTGCACGGGAGACCAGGGCTTATGAAGAAGCTTATCTTAAACAGATGATTGACTTTTTCGAAGCTGTGAAAACTCATTTCAGGAAAAACAGTTTAAAGCATGTCCAGAGGATTTATGACCGCAAAATGAGGGAATTTCTTAAAGGCGAATGTGAACTGGAAGTTTTTGGATATTGCAAAGGCGGGTTTGAAAAGCAAAAACTCAAACCTTAA
- the crcB gene encoding fluoride efflux transporter CrcB: protein MPSKHDEIDKVLLIGAGGFLGAISRFLLCELMEAHLGTLSVNVLGSFMLGMIMYDTEYIEFIGPRGKLAFGTGFMGAFTTFSTFVVQSFAMPFFPALENISANLFLTLIGVFMGKSVIKTLSGREDK from the coding sequence ATGCCTTCCAAGCATGATGAAATTGATAAAGTCCTTCTTATAGGAGCGGGTGGGTTTCTGGGAGCTATTTCCCGGTTTTTGCTTTGTGAACTCATGGAAGCGCATCTAGGCACTCTTTCGGTAAATGTTCTTGGGAGTTTTATGCTCGGCATGATTATGTACGATACAGAATACATCGAGTTTATAGGTCCAAGGGGAAAGCTTGCGTTTGGAACCGGATTTATGGGAGCGTTTACGACATTCTCGACGTTTGTAGTCCAGTCTTTCGCCATGCCCTTTTTTCCTGCCCTGGAAAATATCAGTGCCAACCTGTTTCTTACCCTGATTGGCGTATTTATGGGCAAGAGTGTAATAAAGACTCTTTCAGGCAGGGAGGATAAATAA
- a CDS encoding 2,5-diamino-6-(ribosylamino)-4(3H)-pyrimidinone 5'-phosphate reductase encodes MEKPFIFINSAMSADGKLSTKERKQVRISGKLDFERVDELRAQADAIMVGIGTVLSDDPSLTVKSQERRAARKAAGKDENPVRIVVDSSARTPLDADIFKKGEGTRIIAVSNSAPAEKVRKLEEKAVVIRTGTEKVDLEELVRKLKEMGIKTIMVEGGATLNWGMLSAGLVDEIYTFVGNLIIGGKTAPTFTDGEGFTEAELLGLELLSAEKIEDGILLKWKVKKGN; translated from the coding sequence ATGGAAAAACCTTTTATTTTCATTAATTCTGCTATGTCAGCCGACGGCAAACTTTCAACAAAGGAAAGGAAACAGGTCAGGATCTCCGGAAAACTTGATTTTGAGAGAGTGGACGAACTACGAGCTCAAGCAGATGCTATTATGGTAGGAATAGGGACTGTCCTTTCAGACGACCCAAGCCTGACCGTAAAATCTCAGGAAAGAAGGGCAGCCAGGAAAGCCGCCGGAAAAGATGAGAACCCAGTAAGAATTGTTGTAGACAGCTCAGCAAGAACTCCATTAGATGCCGACATTTTCAAAAAAGGGGAAGGAACAAGAATTATTGCGGTTTCAAACTCTGCGCCTGCCGAAAAGGTAAGAAAACTGGAAGAAAAAGCTGTTGTTATCAGAACAGGTACAGAGAAAGTTGACCTTGAGGAGCTTGTAAGAAAATTAAAGGAAATGGGCATAAAAACAATTATGGTAGAGGGAGGGGCAACCCTGAACTGGGGTATGCTCTCCGCAGGTCTTGTTGATGAGATATATACTTTCGTTGGAAATCTGATAATAGGAGGGAAAACAGCTCCAACCTTCACGGATGGGGAAGGTTTCACGGAAGCCGAACTTCTCGGACTTGAACTGCTTTCAGCTGAAAAAATCGAAGACGGTATACTCCTTAAATGGAAGGTTAAAAAAGGGAATTGA
- the crcB gene encoding fluoride efflux transporter CrcB — protein MLSFPDPGKLLLIGAGGFIGACLRYTVSSRVPRIKNIPAGTLTVNLLGTIALALLTFSSEPESVVYFINIGILGSFTTFSTFAYETFKLLEEGQSLSFSINIFLNVVLCFSGVSIAYLALDLWA, from the coding sequence ATGCTTTCTTTTCCGGATCCTGGAAAACTCCTCTTGATTGGTGCAGGTGGTTTTATAGGGGCATGCCTCAGATACACGGTCTCAAGCCGGGTTCCCAGAATCAAGAATATCCCTGCGGGCACGCTTACAGTAAATCTTTTAGGGACTATTGCGCTTGCCCTTCTTACATTTTCTTCGGAGCCCGAGTCCGTGGTATATTTTATAAACATAGGAATTTTAGGTTCCTTTACCACATTTTCTACCTTTGCATATGAAACTTTCAAATTGCTTGAAGAAGGACAAAGTCTCTCTTTTTCCATCAATATTTTTCTTAATGTTGTTCTCTGCTTTTCAGGAGTAAGCATTGCATATCTGGCTTTGGATTTATGGGCTTGA
- a CDS encoding universal stress protein translates to MVSEFYRNIVIATDGSENSQRAVSYGIELAKLSGATVHALYVVDTTPFSSIPMDAGWEEMYEALRREGEKATYEVKKRGDVSGVEVREVLLEGHPSKEITDFAENNNVDLIVVGTLGKTGFDRFLMGSVAEKVVRGSKVPVLVVRSEKQS, encoded by the coding sequence ATGGTGAGCGAATTTTACCGGAATATAGTGATTGCAACAGATGGATCCGAGAACAGTCAGAGAGCTGTTTCTTACGGTATTGAGCTTGCAAAACTTAGCGGAGCCACAGTTCACGCTCTTTACGTAGTAGATACAACTCCTTTTTCCTCGATACCTATGGATGCGGGCTGGGAAGAAATGTATGAAGCCCTGAGAAGAGAGGGGGAAAAAGCGACATATGAGGTTAAGAAACGCGGAGATGTCTCAGGGGTTGAAGTGAGAGAAGTTCTGCTGGAAGGTCATCCGAGCAAGGAGATTACAGATTTTGCAGAGAATAATAATGTTGACCTGATAGTTGTAGGTACTCTCGGTAAAACCGGGTTTGATAGATTTCTGATGGGAAGCGTTGCAGAGAAAGTAGTTAGAGGCTCAAAAGTCCCGGTCCTGGTAGTCCGGAGTGAAAAGCAAAGTTAA
- a CDS encoding CBS domain-containing protein, whose product MPKNIFIEDIMVRDVACATLPGSRDEVLKILKNKHISGVPVLKDSKVVGIVTRTNLLQNPEEEQLALLMTRDPITIPPGSDLQTAARLLLKHGIRRLPVVDDGKLVGLVTVADLVGAIADMNIDIPIKDYVEKEVVAIYSETPLPVVARIMELAAVKAVPVLDANLELVGIISDRDIIAASIIEDSVEMSDMSSGLDDDAWTWESMRDTMSIYYSVSRIKVPNLIGRDVMIKEPITATYISSVSDCARKMKRNRIDQIPIINSNRKLQGLLRDHDLLKPLIEME is encoded by the coding sequence ATGCCAAAAAACATCTTCATTGAAGATATCATGGTAAGGGACGTAGCATGCGCAACCCTTCCAGGTTCAAGGGATGAGGTTCTTAAAATTCTTAAGAACAAACACATTTCAGGAGTACCAGTACTTAAAGATTCTAAAGTTGTAGGAATTGTAACCAGAACAAACCTTTTACAGAACCCTGAAGAAGAGCAACTTGCCCTTCTTATGACACGGGATCCGATAACAATACCCCCTGGATCGGATCTGCAGACTGCCGCACGCCTGCTTTTGAAACATGGCATAAGAAGACTTCCGGTAGTGGATGATGGTAAGCTTGTAGGACTCGTTACCGTGGCAGATCTTGTAGGCGCAATTGCAGACATGAACATTGATATTCCAATTAAGGACTATGTAGAGAAGGAAGTCGTTGCGATTTACAGTGAGACTCCCCTGCCTGTTGTTGCCAGGATTATGGAGCTTGCAGCCGTCAAAGCTGTCCCCGTGCTGGATGCAAACCTTGAGCTCGTAGGAATAATCTCGGACAGAGATATTATTGCTGCCAGCATAATTGAAGATAGTGTAGAGATGTCAGATATGTCTTCAGGTCTGGACGATGATGCCTGGACCTGGGAATCAATGCGAGATACCATGAGCATTTATTACAGCGTGTCAAGGATTAAGGTCCCCAACTTGATTGGACGCGATGTAATGATCAAGGAGCCGATTACAGCTACATATATTTCATCTGTCAGTGACTGTGCACGAAAAATGAAGCGCAACCGGATTGACCAGATTCCAATTATTAATTCTAACCGCAAGCTTCAGGGGCTTTTGAGAGACCATGACCTTTTGAAGCCGCTGATAGAAATGGAATAA
- a CDS encoding uracil-xanthine permease family protein: MEIIIYGLQWFVVSIPALLIIGKLIATMQYNDLGQQIIYIQKLIFVTSIVLIAQVLWGHRLPLVLGPATVLLIGIIASQSSRPEFISTSVFIGGLVLALVAFSGLFAHVQKLFTVRVVSVILILIAFTLSPVILNLIFSPESAIPPLFNLSFAMLLCLGMFTANKLLTGVWKATVVVFGILFGSIAHALLQTVLVPASSASVPELPMFSLFFGDLSFKFALDPGILLSFLFCYLALSINDLGSIQSVGGLLNASSMEERVSKGVGITGLGNVTAGLFGVVGPVNFSFSPGLITATGCASRYSLLPAGVGLLILSFFPAAVNFISNIPPVVIGSVLVYLMSAQIASGLLMLTERSAISGFNEGLIVGFPILIATILAFIPSEFLTTFPPILRPVVGNGFVMGVITVILLERLILKT; encoded by the coding sequence TTGGAAATAATTATATACGGTTTGCAATGGTTTGTAGTGAGCATCCCGGCTCTGTTAATTATAGGAAAGCTAATTGCCACAATGCAATATAATGATCTTGGTCAGCAGATCATATATATACAAAAACTTATTTTTGTCACTTCCATTGTACTTATTGCTCAGGTATTGTGGGGGCACCGTTTGCCTCTGGTATTAGGGCCTGCAACCGTCCTTTTGATAGGAATTATAGCTTCTCAAAGCAGCAGACCTGAGTTTATATCAACCTCTGTTTTTATAGGGGGTTTAGTACTGGCTTTGGTTGCTTTTTCCGGGCTTTTTGCTCATGTGCAGAAGCTATTTACGGTGAGAGTAGTTTCAGTAATCCTTATCCTTATAGCCTTTACCTTATCTCCCGTAATTCTTAACCTTATCTTTTCTCCTGAATCAGCCATCCCCCCTCTTTTCAACCTATCTTTTGCCATGCTGCTTTGTCTTGGTATGTTCACTGCTAATAAATTGCTAACCGGGGTCTGGAAAGCAACTGTAGTTGTCTTTGGTATTCTTTTCGGAAGCATTGCTCATGCTTTGTTGCAAACAGTTTTAGTCCCTGCCTCTTCTGCCTCCGTTCCAGAACTCCCCATGTTCAGCCTTTTCTTTGGAGATCTTTCGTTTAAATTTGCCCTTGATCCGGGAATCCTGCTCTCGTTCTTGTTCTGTTATCTTGCACTTTCCATAAACGATTTGGGTTCGATACAATCCGTAGGAGGTCTCTTAAACGCCAGCTCAATGGAAGAACGCGTCAGCAAAGGAGTTGGGATTACAGGGCTTGGAAATGTCACAGCAGGTCTTTTCGGAGTTGTCGGACCTGTTAATTTCTCTTTCAGCCCAGGGTTGATCACAGCCACGGGCTGCGCTTCACGCTATTCTTTGCTCCCAGCCGGTGTCGGATTGCTTATCCTGTCCTTTTTCCCCGCAGCAGTCAATTTTATCAGTAATATTCCTCCGGTAGTGATAGGAAGCGTTCTGGTCTATCTGATGAGTGCTCAGATAGCTTCAGGGTTGCTCATGCTTACAGAAAGAAGTGCCATCAGTGGGTTTAATGAAGGATTAATAGTCGGTTTTCCCATACTGATCGCAACGATTCTTGCCTTTATTCCTTCTGAGTTCCTGACAACTTTTCCTCCCATACTGAGACCAGTTGTAGGGAATGGGTTTGTTATGGGGGTAATTACTGTAATCTTGCTTGAACGCCTGATACTGAAGACTTAG
- a CDS encoding DUF5350 domain-containing protein has protein sequence MGKTGSIEWVKIKGRKGRVIKVPKSNAQKAHPGPAQRFTSSGHKRRFIRRSPKALVK, from the coding sequence ATGGGCAAAACCGGCAGCATTGAATGGGTAAAGATAAAAGGCAGAAAAGGCAGAGTAATTAAGGTCCCGAAATCAAACGCTCAAAAAGCACACCCAGGGCCCGCACAGCGATTTACTTCTTCTGGTCATAAGAGGCGCTTTATCAGAAGATCTCCAAAAGCTCTTGTAAAGTGA